A single window of Desulfomicrobium macestii DNA harbors:
- a CDS encoding metallophosphoesterase family protein, whose product MKTSYKRYILWAIAGLYVIVAGMQIYACVVTYTARQTQRPPNLGNFESVRAALPASDAKKKFTFVIVGDTRSTGTFKGLAEDIKDADPDFIVILGDWVNGGSMNHHTYFKWKLSDYNFSFPVLLTPGNHDVDPEKYPMSLFEKEYGPSNFSFVYNNNIFIFISHLDSRFSNKESLKYLHSLDKSTLDTYQNRFVFMHIPPWVSPDIKERHTADENDLMQIFEDLKIDYAIAADFHGYNRTRLREVEYIITGGGGEHLHESQGSQFHHAIALTVGVDMVSERILPVSARFDFKEWIDMNSIVYIGPFLILHYKFLVTLNILLIISLVFSLKLIKNTD is encoded by the coding sequence ATGAAGACCAGCTACAAACGATATATTTTATGGGCGATTGCTGGACTCTATGTCATTGTCGCCGGAATGCAGATATATGCCTGCGTTGTGACATATACCGCCCGGCAGACCCAACGCCCCCCAAATTTAGGAAATTTCGAGAGCGTACGTGCGGCCTTACCCGCTTCCGATGCGAAAAAAAAATTCACCTTCGTAATAGTGGGGGACACACGCAGTACAGGTACTTTCAAAGGACTAGCCGAAGATATCAAAGATGCAGATCCTGATTTTATCGTCATTCTTGGCGACTGGGTTAATGGTGGATCTATGAATCATCATACGTATTTCAAGTGGAAATTGTCTGATTACAATTTTTCCTTTCCGGTTTTATTAACACCTGGAAACCATGATGTTGATCCTGAAAAATATCCCATGTCTTTGTTTGAGAAAGAATACGGACCAAGTAATTTTTCATTTGTTTATAATAATAATATTTTTATTTTTATAAGCCATCTAGATAGTCGTTTTTCCAATAAAGAATCATTAAAATATTTACATTCTTTGGACAAAAGCACATTAGATACATATCAAAATCGCTTTGTATTCATGCATATCCCTCCATGGGTTTCTCCGGACATCAAGGAACGGCATACTGCAGATGAAAATGATCTTATGCAAATATTTGAAGATCTGAAAATTGACTATGCAATTGCTGCAGACTTTCATGGCTATAACCGAACACGACTGCGCGAGGTGGAATATATCATCACCGGCGGTGGCGGTGAACATTTGCACGAATCACAAGGGAGTCAATTTCATCATGCCATAGCGTTGACTGTCGGGGTGGATATGGTTTCGGAACGAATACTGCCGGTATCGGCACGCTTTGATTTTAAAGAATGGATAGACATGAACTCCATTGTATACATAGGACCATTTTTAATTCTTCATTATAAATTTTTAGTGACATTAAACATACTTTTAATAATATCGCTAGTGTTTAGTTTAAAATTAATCAAAAATACTGATTAA
- a CDS encoding lipid-A-disaccharide synthase N-terminal domain-containing protein, producing the protein MENSYHFILLSIGFIGQSFFFMRFFWQWIVSEKEHRSVIPAIFWHFSLYGSFFLLAYAIMRKDIVFIFGQSTGLIIYVRNIFLIKRENEKSTPSLCQNNTS; encoded by the coding sequence ATGGAAAATTCATATCATTTTATATTGCTGAGCATTGGTTTTATCGGACAATCTTTCTTCTTTATGCGTTTTTTTTGGCAGTGGATTGTCTCTGAAAAAGAACATAGAAGCGTTATCCCAGCAATTTTTTGGCATTTCAGCCTATATGGAAGTTTTTTCTTGCTCGCTTACGCAATTATGCGCAAAGATATAGTCTTTATTTTTGGTCAATCGACAGGCTTGATTATCTATGTTCGGAATATATTTCTCATTAAGCGTGAAAATGAAAAGTCTACACCCTCTCTTTGTCAAAACAATACATCCTGA
- a CDS encoding glycosyltransferase family 4 protein — protein MRILHIISQKPDFTGSGKYVQEMIRQGRSRGHEPFLVAGVCADFAVPEELMQPGRFRVIRFDGHDLGFPVMGMSDVMPYPSTVCSSLTKLQIIEYRTAFARVIGSAIADFAPDVIHSNHLWMATAVAREVAPHLPLVTTCHGSCLRQHRLCPEQGDSLKGALRGIDRIIALFGQQKTDIVELLGIDSDRVDVVSGGFNELCFYAEEDASDSDAVQLLYAGKLDSSKGVPWLLRSLKKVEAPWHLHLVGAGSGPEKDLCLELAASHGQRVTVHGVLSHEDLGGLMRRCAVFVLPSFFEGLPLVLLEAMACGCRIVTTDLPGARELFAEPHPSMVRMVELPNLETVDRPYRADEPLLEQRLAEALQASIADVRNRVEPDQDYVRKITGPFTWEGIFDRIESVYRQAIGDR, from the coding sequence ATGCGAATCCTTCACATCATCAGCCAGAAACCGGACTTCACCGGCAGCGGAAAATACGTCCAGGAAATGATCCGGCAGGGCCGAAGCAGGGGGCATGAGCCTTTTCTCGTTGCGGGCGTGTGCGCTGACTTCGCGGTGCCGGAAGAGCTGATGCAGCCGGGCAGGTTCCGGGTCATCCGTTTCGACGGTCATGACCTTGGGTTTCCCGTCATGGGCATGAGCGATGTCATGCCCTACCCAAGCACGGTCTGTTCTTCCCTGACCAAGTTGCAGATCATCGAGTACAGGACGGCCTTCGCCAGGGTCATCGGTTCCGCCATTGCCGATTTCGCGCCCGACGTCATCCACTCCAACCATCTGTGGATGGCAACGGCGGTGGCTCGCGAGGTCGCCCCCCATCTGCCCCTGGTGACCACCTGCCACGGCTCGTGTCTGCGCCAGCATCGCCTGTGTCCGGAACAGGGAGATTCGCTCAAGGGGGCTTTGCGCGGCATCGACCGGATCATCGCCCTCTTCGGGCAGCAGAAGACGGACATCGTCGAATTGCTGGGCATCGATTCCGACAGGGTGGATGTCGTAAGCGGTGGATTCAACGAGTTGTGCTTTTATGCCGAGGAAGATGCGTCGGATTCGGACGCCGTTCAGCTTCTCTACGCGGGCAAGCTCGACTCATCCAAGGGCGTGCCCTGGCTGCTGAGAAGCCTGAAGAAGGTTGAGGCTCCCTGGCACCTCCATCTTGTGGGCGCGGGCAGCGGGCCGGAGAAGGACTTGTGTCTGGAACTGGCCGCCAGCCATGGTCAACGGGTCACGGTTCATGGCGTCCTCTCCCATGAGGACCTGGGCGGCCTGATGCGTCGCTGTGCCGTCTTTGTGCTCCCGTCATTTTTCGAAGGACTTCCTCTGGTTCTGCTGGAGGCCATGGCGTGCGGCTGCCGCATTGTCACCACGGATCTGCCGGGGGCCAGAGAGCTTTTCGCGGAGCCCCACCCGAGCATGGTGCGCATGGTGGAGCTGCCGAATCTTGAAACCGTGGACCGGCCGTACAGGGCCGATGAGCCGCTGCTGGAACAACGACTGGCCGAGGCGTTGCAGGCGAGCATCGCCGATGTGAGGAACAGGGTGGAGCCGGATCAGGACTATGTCCGTAAAATTACGGGGCCATTCACCTGGGAGGGCATCTTCGACAGGATCGAGAGCGTGTACAGGCAGGCTATCGGGGACAGGTGA
- a CDS encoding ammonia-forming cytochrome c nitrite reductase subunit c552, giving the protein MARNKRNLILLVLTVWLAQTGCMATEPEVNVAQLTSKPKAYVGSEECKTCHLEHYDSWKMTLHSRMMVDAKANQDAIITELDPAAIRADLEKIKDSLKLPPDQFFIPKPEEVLYTIGSQWKQRYLVEKNGMLVMAPVQFNTDTGRWVNYNEDKWDKNSWIVKCGGCHATGVDLEKGTFEPAVGCEACHGPGSWHVALPKSALFEKRETVVNPAKLTPGVAVQICGSCHNRGKATKHDKAEWPVGYMPGKALETYFKSTSYAAGDKQHLYGNEFSKAHHQQYIDWKLSKHYMEGVSCTSCHYVHQLGVSDTRLQTREAGSKQCLSCHTQLNQNLAHSIHSHANCVGCHMPRVVKSAESGDLHSHVFKPLLPKETLANSAIPNSCQTCHKHKDTDLAELQKQYDALARMPKPMGQTIGFINDVRGAQ; this is encoded by the coding sequence ATGGCGCGGAACAAAAGGAATCTGATCCTTCTGGTGTTGACGGTCTGGCTCGCCCAAACGGGATGCATGGCAACCGAACCCGAGGTGAATGTCGCCCAGCTCACCTCGAAACCCAAGGCGTACGTGGGCTCGGAAGAGTGCAAAACGTGCCACCTTGAGCACTACGACTCCTGGAAGATGACTCTGCACAGCCGGATGATGGTTGATGCCAAGGCAAACCAGGATGCTATCATCACGGAACTCGACCCCGCTGCCATCAGGGCCGACCTTGAAAAAATCAAGGACTCGCTCAAGCTCCCACCCGACCAGTTTTTCATCCCCAAACCTGAGGAAGTTCTCTACACCATCGGAAGCCAGTGGAAACAGCGCTACCTCGTCGAGAAGAATGGCATGCTGGTCATGGCTCCCGTCCAGTTCAACACCGACACCGGACGCTGGGTTAACTATAACGAAGACAAGTGGGACAAGAACTCCTGGATTGTGAAATGCGGAGGCTGCCACGCCACCGGTGTCGACCTGGAAAAAGGAACCTTCGAACCGGCGGTGGGTTGCGAGGCCTGCCACGGTCCAGGCTCCTGGCACGTGGCCCTGCCCAAGAGCGCCCTCTTCGAGAAACGCGAGACGGTGGTCAACCCCGCCAAGCTGACGCCCGGAGTCGCGGTCCAGATCTGCGGTTCGTGCCACAACCGAGGCAAGGCCACCAAGCACGACAAGGCCGAGTGGCCCGTCGGCTACATGCCCGGCAAGGCCCTCGAGACATACTTCAAGTCGACCTCGTACGCCGCCGGAGACAAGCAGCACCTGTATGGCAACGAGTTCTCCAAGGCCCATCACCAGCAGTACATCGACTGGAAGCTCTCAAAGCACTATATGGAAGGTGTCTCCTGCACCTCCTGTCATTACGTACACCAGCTCGGTGTCTCCGACACGAGGCTGCAGACCAGGGAAGCCGGATCGAAGCAGTGCCTTTCCTGCCACACCCAGCTCAACCAGAACCTGGCTCACTCCATCCATTCACACGCAAACTGCGTGGGCTGCCACATGCCAAGGGTGGTCAAGAGCGCCGAATCCGGAGACCTGCACAGCCACGTCTTCAAGCCTCTCCTGCCCAAGGAAACACTGGCCAATTCGGCCATCCCGAACTCCTGCCAGACCTGCCACAAGCACAAGGACACGGATCTGGCCGAGCTGCAGAAGCAGTATGACGCCCTCGCGAGGATGCCGAAACCCATGGGCCAGACCATCGGCTTTATCAATGATGTCCGAGGAGCACAGTAG
- a CDS encoding cytochrome c3 family protein, translated as MMRLIVQLGLGFLLGLTVWSTAGAQEELSRLTTGRYGELEASNGRYGDHEVIGGRAGSAGTQRGPGRPELRYNPAAGARNWQAAYALDAHAGIRNYTPKLPCARCHADHTVNNKHVLRGDVQCRQCHGGEPIAAVNSAKSPLNPVRRHAYVCAKCHQGAGASFATYVIHEPAPMNAATLVTFPELAWAFWIMIGIAAMTFALFLPHTALWGLRELAAKASDKESSP; from the coding sequence ATGATGCGACTCATCGTCCAACTCGGACTCGGGTTTCTCCTCGGACTGACCGTGTGGAGCACGGCCGGAGCCCAGGAGGAGCTCTCACGGCTGACAACCGGACGCTACGGCGAACTGGAGGCCAGCAACGGACGCTACGGAGATCACGAGGTCATAGGAGGCAGGGCGGGATCTGCGGGCACGCAACGCGGTCCGGGCAGGCCCGAACTTCGCTACAACCCGGCCGCGGGAGCACGCAACTGGCAGGCCGCCTACGCCCTGGATGCCCACGCGGGCATCCGCAACTATACTCCAAAACTGCCCTGCGCACGCTGTCACGCCGATCACACCGTCAACAACAAACACGTGCTGCGCGGCGATGTGCAGTGCAGGCAGTGCCATGGAGGCGAGCCCATTGCGGCGGTCAATTCGGCCAAAAGCCCCCTGAACCCCGTTCGCAGGCACGCCTACGTATGCGCCAAATGCCACCAGGGTGCAGGGGCTTCATTCGCAACGTACGTCATCCATGAACCGGCGCCCATGAACGCGGCGACACTGGTCACTTTTCCGGAACTGGCGTGGGCATTCTGGATCATGATCGGCATCGCGGCAATGACCTTCGCGCTGTTCCTGCCGCACACCGCCCTCTGGGGTCTGCGGGAACTGGCCGCCAAAGCGTCGGACAAGGAGAGTTCGCCATGA
- a CDS encoding formate dehydrogenase subunit gamma: MRIRRFTPTQRAFHALLLVTFLWQSLTGLARMYHETSFGQTLAALLGGQERALVLHIWGGIAMLAMFAVHLAYLAVVALTSRRAMTGPDSLLPRKRDLTDFLRHLGWMFGLAKAPRFERWGYWEKFDYWAVFWGMVIIGGTGAMLISPLVTSLWLPGWSLNVAFWVHRIEAALAMGHVFIIHFFVAHLRRHNFPMDRAMFAGGANLEEQTEERPAWVERLRNEGRLSALTMQDAPATARIASYALGLSAVVVGVWLIVQAVRYAPLATWWPAP; this comes from the coding sequence ATGAGAATACGACGCTTCACGCCCACGCAGCGGGCCTTTCACGCGCTGTTGCTCGTCACCTTCCTCTGGCAGTCACTCACCGGACTGGCCCGGATGTACCACGAGACTTCCTTCGGCCAAACGCTGGCCGCTCTGCTCGGCGGACAGGAGAGAGCCCTGGTTCTGCACATCTGGGGCGGGATCGCCATGCTGGCCATGTTTGCCGTGCATCTGGCCTATCTGGCCGTAGTGGCGCTTACCTCGAGACGCGCAATGACCGGGCCGGATTCGCTGCTGCCGAGAAAACGGGACCTCACCGACTTCCTCCGGCATTTGGGCTGGATGTTCGGTCTGGCCAAGGCCCCGCGTTTCGAGCGCTGGGGATACTGGGAGAAGTTCGACTACTGGGCCGTCTTCTGGGGCATGGTCATCATCGGCGGAACAGGTGCCATGCTTATCTCGCCGCTGGTCACGAGCCTCTGGCTGCCCGGCTGGTCCCTCAACGTGGCCTTCTGGGTGCACCGTATCGAGGCGGCGCTGGCCATGGGGCACGTCTTCATCATCCACTTCTTCGTGGCCCATCTCAGACGGCACAACTTCCCCATGGATCGAGCCATGTTTGCGGGGGGAGCCAACCTTGAGGAACAGACCGAGGAAAGGCCCGCATGGGTGGAAAGGCTGCGGAACGAGGGGCGTCTGTCAGCCCTGACCATGCAGGACGCCCCCGCCACGGCGCGGATCGCATCCTACGCCCTGGGGCTGAGCGCCGTGGTTGTAGGCGTCTGGCTGATCGTGCAGGCGGTACGCTATGCGCCGCTGGCCACGTGGTGGCCTGCGCCCTGA
- a CDS encoding TSUP family transporter — protein sequence MEYVVICLASLAVSGLTLFSGFGLGTVLTPVMALFFPLETAVAVTAVVHFANNLFKLTLFGRQADLGVTLRFGLPALVASFAGAWVLVGVSGLDPLFSYSLGGGQFFVTPVKLLVGVLIVFFAVLELRGGKRQAIPAAWLPLGGVVSGFFGGLSGNQGAFRSAFLLGAGLGKDAFIATGVVLACVVDVTRLGVYAGMPGSHMITDNAGLVVAATLSASLGVHYSRKVLKKMTIQTVRLLVGAMLLALGMGLASGLI from the coding sequence ATGGAGTATGTCGTCATCTGTCTGGCCAGTCTGGCCGTGTCCGGGCTGACCCTGTTTTCGGGATTCGGGCTGGGCACGGTGCTCACGCCCGTCATGGCCCTGTTCTTCCCCCTCGAGACTGCCGTGGCCGTCACGGCGGTGGTGCACTTCGCCAACAACCTTTTCAAACTGACACTGTTCGGGCGGCAGGCCGACCTGGGCGTCACCCTGCGCTTCGGGTTGCCGGCCCTGGTGGCGAGCTTCGCCGGGGCCTGGGTCCTGGTTGGGGTTTCCGGCCTGGACCCGCTGTTTTCATACTCCCTGGGCGGGGGGCAGTTCTTCGTCACGCCCGTGAAACTGCTGGTGGGGGTTCTCATCGTCTTCTTCGCCGTCCTTGAACTGCGCGGCGGGAAGAGGCAGGCCATCCCGGCCGCCTGGCTGCCCCTCGGCGGCGTGGTCAGCGGCTTCTTCGGAGGTCTGTCGGGCAACCAGGGCGCCTTCCGCAGCGCCTTCCTGCTCGGCGCGGGCCTTGGCAAGGACGCCTTCATCGCCACGGGCGTGGTCCTGGCCTGCGTGGTCGATGTGACCCGCCTTGGCGTCTATGCGGGCATGCCCGGTTCGCACATGATCACCGACAACGCGGGACTTGTCGTCGCCGCCACCCTGTCAGCCTCCCTGGGGGTGCATTACAGCCGCAAGGTACTGAAGAAAATGACGATTCAGACCGTGCGGCTACTGGTCGGCGCTATGCTTCTGGCGCTGGGCATGGGGCTGGCCTCGGGCCTGATCTAG
- a CDS encoding DsrE family protein, with product MQILLILSSHDPEIKWNAVRFGNFLLTEGEDVTMFLNGPAVDLFAGDSPTFPIAEQAKLFALSEGVLVAUGKRMGIHGVDASEHVKLSNMKFLYEQLQSADKILNF from the coding sequence ATGCAAATCCTTTTGATCCTGTCCAGCCACGACCCCGAAATCAAGTGGAACGCCGTCAGGTTCGGCAATTTCCTGCTGACCGAGGGCGAGGACGTGACCATGTTCCTGAACGGCCCGGCCGTGGATCTCTTCGCCGGAGACAGCCCCACCTTCCCCATCGCCGAACAGGCCAAGCTCTTCGCCCTGAGCGAGGGCGTACTCGTCGCCTGAGGCAAGCGCATGGGCATCCACGGCGTGGATGCGAGCGAACATGTCAAGCTTTCGAACATGAAGTTTCTGTACGAACAGCTGCAAAGTGCCGACAAGATACTCAACTTCTAA
- a CDS encoding sterol desaturase family protein → MDTENMLRLGAFMLTAVLMAALEIARPRRRPDPDRMGRWVGNLGVVAVSTALARLVFPVVPMALAASLRGLGLGIFPALDLPLAAEIVLGILILDLAMYGQHRLFHAWRPLWRLHRMHHADTFFDFSTGVRFHPLEILISMAFKLALVTLLAPPPLAVLAFEIILNSAAMFNHANFFLPLPLDRILRLALVTPDMHRIHHSTDGREMNRNFGFSFPWWDRIFSSYQDQPAKGHENMPLGLNIFRDTRCRSLLQMLAMPFVNPKSEQKR, encoded by the coding sequence ATGGACACAGAAAACATGCTCAGACTCGGGGCCTTCATGCTGACGGCCGTGCTCATGGCTGCCCTTGAAATCGCCCGGCCGCGCAGACGGCCCGATCCGGACCGCATGGGCCGCTGGGTGGGGAATTTGGGCGTAGTGGCCGTGTCCACGGCACTCGCACGCCTCGTTTTCCCCGTTGTGCCCATGGCTCTGGCCGCCTCGCTCCGGGGCCTGGGCCTGGGAATCTTTCCAGCACTCGATCTGCCCCTGGCCGCGGAAATCGTTCTTGGCATCCTCATCCTGGACCTAGCCATGTACGGCCAGCACCGCCTCTTCCATGCCTGGCGGCCCCTGTGGAGATTGCACCGCATGCACCACGCGGACACCTTTTTCGATTTCTCCACCGGGGTTCGCTTCCATCCCCTGGAAATCCTCATCTCCATGGCCTTCAAACTCGCCCTGGTGACCCTGCTCGCACCGCCGCCCCTGGCCGTTCTGGCCTTCGAGATCATCCTCAACAGCGCCGCGATGTTCAACCACGCCAATTTTTTCCTGCCTCTCCCCCTGGACCGTATCCTGCGCCTCGCGTTGGTCACGCCGGACATGCACCGCATCCACCACTCCACCGACGGCAGGGAAATGAACAGAAACTTCGGCTTCAGCTTTCCCTGGTGGGACCGGATCTTCTCAAGCTATCAGGACCAGCCCGCCAAGGGTCACGAAAACATGCCGCTGGGCCTGAACATTTTTCGCGATACCAGGTGCCGATCCCTCCTTCAGATGCTGGCAATGCCGTTCGTAAATCCCAAATCCGAACAAAAGAGGTGA
- a CDS encoding RNA polymerase sigma factor, whose product MDQLDNDRDDAWAVEQTLNGDREAFAVLVRRYQGPVYRLMLRFSQDESEAAEMAQDAFVRVYERLAAYDSRRRFFTWLYTLALNLARDHARRLKRAPQCRQDLDTTLADKERDPLASLEAARLLDVLRGLPPKYAEALALRYIEDMPLEEVAETLGLSISGAKMRVHRGLRMMREHFGEEEKS is encoded by the coding sequence ATGGATCAACTGGACAACGACAGAGACGACGCCTGGGCCGTGGAACAGACCCTGAACGGCGACCGCGAGGCCTTTGCCGTACTCGTCAGGCGGTATCAGGGGCCCGTCTATCGCCTCATGTTGCGTTTTTCGCAGGATGAAAGCGAAGCCGCGGAAATGGCCCAGGACGCCTTTGTCAGGGTCTATGAACGTCTGGCCGCATACGATTCGCGCCGACGCTTCTTCACCTGGCTCTACACTCTGGCCCTGAACCTGGCTCGGGACCATGCGCGACGGCTCAAACGCGCTCCTCAGTGCCGCCAGGACCTGGACACGACACTGGCCGATAAGGAACGCGACCCGCTGGCCAGTCTCGAAGCCGCCAGACTTCTGGATGTCCTGCGTGGCCTGCCGCCCAAATACGCCGAGGCCCTGGCGTTGCGGTACATCGAGGACATGCCCCTGGAAGAGGTGGCCGAGACCCTGGGACTGTCCATAAGCGGCGCCAAGATGCGCGTGCACAGGGGGCTACGTATGATGCGGGAACATTTCGGGGAGGAAGAAAAATCATGA
- a CDS encoding glycogen-binding domain-containing protein produces the protein MNNEQQNNTTQDRLASGLRGLGGMDPGADFASRVMERIGSALPLPLPKRRSERVLDWFVRPRTLRVSPLAGLAAAACLLLSMGLLLRLDFGVGSRAPEGLAPVTFVLAAPSAREVAVIGSFNGWNAAGWTMTRDPSRGLWTLSSALPPGSHEYVFLIDGTTPVADVTAALNVDDGFGGRNSVLLVKSGHGSIL, from the coding sequence ATGAACAACGAGCAACAAAACAACACGACGCAGGACAGGCTCGCGTCCGGCCTGCGCGGACTGGGCGGCATGGATCCGGGAGCGGACTTCGCATCCCGCGTCATGGAGCGCATCGGCTCCGCGCTTCCCCTTCCGCTTCCGAAGCGCCGGTCGGAGCGCGTCCTCGACTGGTTCGTCAGACCACGCACCCTGCGAGTCTCACCCCTGGCCGGTCTGGCTGCCGCGGCCTGTCTGCTGCTGTCCATGGGCCTGCTCCTCAGGCTCGACTTCGGCGTCGGGAGCAGGGCCCCGGAAGGCCTTGCCCCGGTGACCTTCGTTCTGGCCGCGCCATCGGCCAGGGAAGTGGCCGTCATCGGCAGCTTCAACGGCTGGAACGCCGCCGGATGGACCATGACCCGCGACCCGTCCCGGGGCCTGTGGACCCTTTCGTCGGCCCTGCCGCCCGGCAGCCACGAGTATGTCTTTCTCATCGACGGGACCACGCCCGTGGCCGATGTCACGGCCGCGCTCAACGTCGACGACGGCTTCGGCGGCCGCAACTCTGTCCTGCTGGTGAAGAGCGGCCATGGCTCGATTCTCTAG
- a CDS encoding tetratricopeptide repeat protein, translating into MKKIIRLLALVLLAASIQGCATMDTAVRKIQGEYHQVQGQYYLNRGDFAAGRAAFAPRVAQFPEDPELNYFMARFELGTDKPEAALPFIQKAVKLSPANADYRFWEGVTYWALMKPDRERAAYEKALAIDPDHLSANLYLAHNMLDRGKNAEALRLYDKTLSLNPEEPQAMFNRAVTLERMKRDREMKLAVHRYLEIYPDAPLARQGVRMLNTASDFTWRNHVIGLRTISLRAVDFLPDSATLTESAEASLKSIGEILSKKTDLSVHVVAYVKGDKTLARLRALAVRNFVSREYPKIAPERLAPSWFDKPESIKTDGRTHSLTQSVNIFTKVQ; encoded by the coding sequence ATGAAAAAAATCATCCGACTCCTCGCTCTCGTGCTGCTGGCAGCGTCCATCCAAGGCTGCGCGACCATGGATACGGCCGTCCGGAAAATCCAGGGGGAATACCACCAGGTTCAGGGACAATATTACCTGAACAGAGGCGATTTCGCTGCCGGACGCGCCGCCTTCGCCCCCAGGGTGGCCCAGTTTCCCGAAGATCCGGAGCTCAACTACTTCATGGCGCGCTTCGAACTGGGAACGGACAAGCCCGAAGCCGCGCTTCCCTTCATCCAGAAAGCCGTAAAGCTGTCCCCGGCCAACGCCGACTACCGGTTCTGGGAAGGCGTGACCTACTGGGCCCTCATGAAGCCGGACAGGGAGCGGGCCGCCTATGAAAAGGCCCTGGCCATCGACCCGGACCACCTCTCGGCGAACCTCTACCTCGCGCACAACATGCTCGACCGGGGCAAAAACGCCGAAGCCCTCCGGCTCTACGACAAGACGCTCTCCCTGAACCCGGAGGAGCCCCAGGCCATGTTCAACAGGGCTGTAACCCTGGAGCGCATGAAACGTGACAGGGAGATGAAGCTGGCCGTGCACCGCTACCTGGAGATCTACCCGGACGCCCCCCTTGCGCGGCAGGGAGTCCGGATGCTGAACACGGCCAGCGACTTCACGTGGCGCAACCACGTCATCGGCCTGCGCACCATCTCCCTGCGGGCCGTGGATTTCCTGCCCGATAGCGCGACACTGACCGAAAGCGCCGAAGCATCCCTGAAGAGCATCGGCGAAATCCTGTCCAAAAAGACGGACCTGAGCGTCCACGTCGTCGCCTACGTCAAAGGCGACAAGACCCTGGCCAGGCTGCGCGCCCTGGCCGTCAGAAATTTCGTCAGCCGCGAATACCCGAAAATCGCCCCGGAGCGCCTCGCGCCGAGCTGGTTCGACAAGCCCGAAAGCATCAAAACGGACGGCAGGACCCACAGCCTGACCCAATCCGTCAACATCTTCACCAAGGTTCAATGA